In a genomic window of Flavobacterium sp. KACC 22761:
- a CDS encoding rhodanese-like domain-containing protein, with translation MEAQIKHYENKLAFEMDPSDLFEALNNGEKIIVIDARRAFGYDEEHIPNAINIPHREMNLETTQHLDKDILYVTYCTGIGCNASTKGALNMTKLGFKVKELIGGLEWWKIDGYATEGTKGEKQGLKIECAC, from the coding sequence ATGGAAGCACAAATTAAACATTATGAAAACAAACTAGCTTTTGAAATGGATCCATCAGATTTATTTGAAGCTTTAAATAATGGCGAAAAAATAATTGTAATTGATGCTAGAAGAGCTTTTGGTTACGATGAAGAACATATTCCGAATGCGATTAATATACCACATCGCGAAATGAATTTAGAAACTACTCAACATTTAGACAAAGACATTTTGTATGTAACCTATTGCACTGGAATTGGCTGTAATGCCTCTACAAAAGGAGCATTAAACATGACAAAACTAGGTTTTAAAGTAAAAGAGCTAATCGGCGGACTGGAATGGTGGAAAATCGACGGATATGCAACTGAAGGAACAAAAGGCGAAAAGCAAGGTTTGAAGATTGAGTGTGCATGTTAA
- a CDS encoding LysR family transcriptional regulator, whose protein sequence is MEIRHLKLIKAIVEEGSITKAIDKLHLTQSALSHQLKEAEYQLGTAIFLRTNKKLVLTKAGEKIYELANEILNKLTETQSQIKQMVFGEYGEIRISTECFSSYHWLPPVLKRFHLLYPNVELKIVIEATHIPLQKLLDNTIDIAIVSDTIKDNNIKYTELFQDEVVMVVSENHPWADKKYVVAEDFAEEHLIIHSLPMETVTIHQFLLAPAKITPKKITPMPLTEASLEMVKADMGVMSMAKWALQPHLKLSTIRAIKVGKNGLKRKHFIATRANENYPDYFHHFISFLQNEINLQWNIQ, encoded by the coding sequence ATGGAAATACGCCACTTAAAATTGATCAAAGCAATCGTCGAAGAAGGAAGCATCACAAAAGCGATCGACAAACTTCATTTAACGCAATCGGCCTTGAGTCATCAACTCAAAGAAGCCGAATATCAACTGGGTACAGCCATCTTTTTAAGAACTAATAAAAAACTGGTACTCACAAAAGCGGGAGAAAAAATCTATGAACTCGCTAACGAAATTCTGAATAAACTCACCGAAACTCAAAGTCAGATCAAACAAATGGTTTTTGGCGAATATGGCGAAATCCGAATCAGTACCGAATGTTTCTCGAGTTATCATTGGCTTCCACCGGTTTTAAAACGGTTTCATCTTTTGTATCCAAATGTTGAATTGAAAATTGTAATCGAGGCAACTCATATTCCACTTCAAAAACTTTTAGATAATACGATTGACATTGCCATTGTAAGCGACACCATCAAAGATAATAACATCAAATATACCGAGCTTTTTCAAGATGAAGTGGTAATGGTAGTTTCTGAAAATCATCCGTGGGCAGATAAGAAATATGTTGTTGCAGAAGATTTTGCAGAAGAACATTTGATTATACATTCACTTCCGATGGAAACTGTTACCATTCATCAATTTCTTTTGGCTCCAGCCAAAATCACACCAAAAAAAATAACACCAATGCCATTGACCGAAGCTTCTCTCGAAATGGTAAAAGCCGATATGGGTGTAATGTCAATGGCAAAATGGGCGCTTCAACCGCATCTAAAGTTAAGTACTATACGAGCAATTAAAGTCGGGAAAAATGGTTTGAAACGAAAACATTTCATCGCAACACGTGCCAATGAAAATTATCCAGATTATTTCCATCATTTCATCAGCTTTTTACAAAACGAAATCAATCTGCAATGGAATATTCAATAA
- a CDS encoding GNAT family N-acetyltransferase: MEYSIRNCEITDLPKLLILIQKHAEFEKAEFSPEGKEEGLKNALFSQNPKLYCLVVATEETIVGYTSYTFDFSTWNAQNFLYMDCLFLEEETRGFGIGEILIEKLKEIGKQNNCVNIQWQTPEFNTRAIKFYHRMGAKGKDKVRFTLTL; encoded by the coding sequence ATGGAATATTCAATAAGAAACTGCGAAATCACAGATTTACCTAAACTGCTCATTTTAATTCAAAAACACGCCGAATTTGAAAAAGCCGAATTTTCTCCCGAAGGAAAAGAAGAAGGTTTAAAAAATGCTTTATTTAGCCAAAATCCAAAACTATATTGTTTAGTTGTGGCTACAGAAGAAACCATTGTTGGTTATACCTCTTATACTTTTGATTTTTCTACTTGGAACGCGCAAAACTTTCTCTACATGGACTGTTTATTTTTGGAAGAAGAAACGAGAGGTTTTGGAATTGGTGAAATCTTGATCGAAAAATTAAAAGAAATCGGAAAACAAAACAATTGCGTCAATATTCAATGGCAAACACCCGAATTTAATACAAGAGCAATTAAATTTTACCATAGAATGGGCGCAAAAGGAAAAGATAAAGTTCGATTTACTTTAACTTTGTGA
- a CDS encoding NAD-dependent epimerase/dehydratase family protein — protein MKQISILGCGWLGFPLAKKLIEKGNSINGSTTSENKLAILKDSGINPFLVTLESESISESINAFLSESEILIIDIPPKLRAINADSEKKVFVEKIKNLIPFIEKSEIKKVLFVSSTSVYGDDNSIITEETIPNPETESGRQLFLTENLLQENQNFETTILRFGGLIGEDRHPVKFLAGKENLENPDAPINLIHLNDCIGIIEEIINQSKWSEVFNAVAPFHPTREEFYSQKAIKMNLPEPKFSSEKSNIQKVISSEKTETVLSYQFRLENY, from the coding sequence ATGAAACAAATTAGCATTCTCGGCTGTGGCTGGCTCGGCTTTCCTTTGGCAAAAAAACTGATTGAAAAAGGAAATTCGATAAACGGCTCAACAACTTCAGAAAATAAACTCGCAATTTTAAAAGATTCCGGAATAAATCCGTTTTTGGTAACGCTTGAAAGCGAAAGCATCTCTGAATCTATAAATGCATTTTTATCCGAAAGTGAAATTTTAATCATAGATATTCCGCCAAAATTGAGAGCAATCAATGCTGATTCTGAGAAGAAGGTTTTTGTCGAAAAAATCAAAAATTTAATTCCGTTTATAGAAAAATCAGAAATCAAGAAAGTGCTTTTTGTAAGTTCAACATCGGTTTATGGCGATGATAACAGCATAATTACCGAAGAAACGATTCCAAATCCAGAAACCGAAAGTGGCAGACAACTGTTTTTAACCGAAAATCTTCTTCAAGAAAATCAAAACTTTGAAACTACAATTCTACGTTTCGGTGGATTGATTGGCGAAGATCGTCATCCTGTAAAATTTCTTGCCGGAAAAGAAAATTTAGAAAACCCAGATGCGCCAATAAATTTGATTCATCTAAACGATTGCATCGGAATAATTGAAGAAATCATAAATCAATCAAAATGGAGTGAAGTTTTTAACGCCGTAGCTCCTTTTCACCCAACAAGAGAGGAGTTTTATTCCCAAAAGGCGATTAAAATGAATTTGCCAGAACCGAAATTCAGTTCTGAAAAATCAAACATCCAAAAGGTTATTTCGAGTGAGAAAACTGAGACCGTTTTAAGTTATCAGTTTCGATTAGAAAATTATTAA
- a CDS encoding methylated-DNA--[protein]-cysteine S-methyltransferase: protein METVYINSPLGITKIIGDENGISVISVSDVGTNEVSETIPEILQEAVSQLNEYFEGKRTDFDLKLNPEGTEFQQKVWKSLLEIPYGKTVSYMDQTKKLGDVKAIRAVASANGKNPLWIVVPCHRVIGTNGSLTGYAGGLSRKKWLLEHENPSKQQSLF from the coding sequence ATGGAAACAGTTTATATCAATTCGCCTTTAGGAATCACCAAAATTATTGGAGATGAAAATGGCATTTCGGTAATTTCTGTTTCTGATGTTGGTACAAACGAAGTTTCCGAAACCATTCCCGAAATTTTACAAGAGGCTGTTTCACAATTAAACGAATATTTCGAGGGCAAAAGAACTGATTTTGATTTGAAACTCAATCCAGAAGGAACCGAATTTCAGCAAAAAGTATGGAAATCATTATTAGAAATTCCGTACGGAAAAACGGTAAGTTATATGGATCAAACCAAAAAATTGGGCGATGTAAAAGCGATTCGAGCAGTGGCTTCGGCAAATGGAAAAAACCCGCTTTGGATTGTGGTTCCTTGTCACAGAGTTATTGGAACAAATGGATCTTTAACCGGATATGCCGGCGGATTGTCACGCAAAAAATGGCTTTTAGAACATGAAAATCCAAGTAAACAACAAAGTTTGTTTTAG
- a CDS encoding 3'-5' exonuclease → MIEKINLNNILFLDIETVPEEENFNSLDAEMQTLWDLKTQYQRKDDFSPQEFYDRAGIWAEFGKIICISVGFFTIKGDVRNFRVTSFFGEEKKILKDFSNLINNHFNQPQHLFCGHNSKEFDIPFIARRMIINQMPIPDKLNLFGKKPWEIPHLDTLELWKFGDYKHFTSLKLLTKILGVPSPKGDIDGSQVAHVYYVEKDIDRIITYCEKDTIAVAQIFLRLRREDLLIDEEIIHV, encoded by the coding sequence ATGATTGAAAAAATAAACCTCAACAACATTTTATTTCTCGATATTGAAACCGTTCCTGAAGAGGAAAATTTCAATTCGCTTGACGCGGAAATGCAAACTCTTTGGGATTTAAAAACGCAATATCAGCGCAAAGACGATTTTTCTCCACAAGAATTTTACGATCGCGCCGGAATTTGGGCTGAATTTGGAAAAATTATCTGTATTTCTGTCGGTTTTTTTACCATCAAAGGAGATGTAAGAAATTTCAGGGTGACTTCTTTTTTTGGTGAAGAAAAGAAAATCCTGAAAGACTTTTCGAACCTGATCAACAATCATTTCAATCAGCCACAACATTTGTTTTGTGGACATAATTCAAAAGAATTTGACATTCCATTTATTGCTCGAAGAATGATCATTAATCAAATGCCAATTCCCGATAAATTGAATTTATTTGGTAAAAAGCCTTGGGAAATTCCGCATTTAGATACTTTAGAGTTATGGAAGTTTGGCGATTATAAGCATTTTACTTCTTTGAAACTGCTTACCAAGATTTTAGGCGTACCATCGCCAAAAGGCGATATTGACGGAAGTCAGGTTGCTCATGTCTATTATGTCGAAAAAGACATTGACCGAATTATTACGTATTGTGAAAAAGATACGATTGCCGTAGCTCAGATTTTCCTTCGCTTACGCCGAGAAGATTTATTGATTGATGAAGAGATTATTCATGTTTAG
- a CDS encoding winged helix DNA-binding domain-containing protein, producing the protein MTQEEISHYRLVSQKLYKTSSCLPPEIVKHFGAMQAQDYAMAKWAIGSRCNSSEKEIEEAINSGKIIRTHILRPTWHFVSPDDIYWMLDLSASQVKRFTASAAKKYGYDEKKLNQANAAIEKLLAGNNHLTRNEIMQELGIKKTASDDFLSAAIMMNAELDGLVCNGEMKGKQITYALLEERVSKPKNNLTKEEALAKLAQRYFESHGPATLPDFSWWSGFQPTICQKAINAIGLQLNHVTIDNQKYWFKKEVKDADHFRESVHFLPAFDEILISYKTREASFNTEHQSKVFTNNGIFKPIILENGKVVGIWKRTIKKNHAKIETEFFKDFKTDQKQILFENIKSFETYLETKIIIE; encoded by the coding sequence ATGACACAAGAGGAAATTTCACATTATCGTTTGGTTTCGCAAAAGCTTTATAAAACCAGTTCTTGTTTACCACCGGAAATTGTGAAACATTTCGGAGCAATGCAGGCTCAGGATTATGCAATGGCAAAATGGGCCATTGGTTCGCGTTGCAATTCCTCAGAAAAAGAGATAGAAGAAGCTATAAATTCGGGCAAAATTATCCGAACTCATATTCTGCGTCCGACTTGGCATTTTGTTTCTCCTGATGATATTTATTGGATGTTAGATCTTTCGGCGTCGCAAGTGAAACGTTTTACAGCTTCTGCAGCTAAAAAATATGGTTACGATGAAAAAAAATTAAATCAAGCAAATGCTGCTATTGAAAAATTATTAGCTGGAAATAATCATTTGACTCGAAATGAAATTATGCAGGAACTTGGCATAAAAAAAACTGCAAGTGATGATTTTTTGAGTGCGGCAATTATGATGAACGCAGAACTCGATGGTTTGGTTTGTAATGGAGAAATGAAAGGCAAACAGATAACTTATGCTTTGCTTGAAGAAAGAGTTTCAAAGCCAAAAAATAATTTAACCAAAGAAGAAGCATTAGCAAAACTTGCTCAACGTTATTTTGAAAGTCACGGTCCGGCAACATTGCCAGATTTTTCATGGTGGTCAGGTTTTCAGCCAACAATTTGTCAAAAAGCCATTAACGCAATAGGGTTGCAATTGAATCATGTTACTATTGATAATCAGAAATATTGGTTTAAAAAAGAGGTTAAAGACGCGGATCACTTTCGCGAAAGCGTACATTTTCTTCCCGCTTTTGATGAGATTTTAATTTCGTATAAAACACGCGAAGCTTCTTTCAATACAGAACATCAATCGAAAGTTTTTACTAATAATGGCATTTTTAAACCCATAATTTTAGAGAATGGAAAAGTCGTTGGAATCTGGAAAAGAACGATCAAGAAAAATCATGCCAAAATTGAAACAGAGTTTTTTAAGGATTTCAAAACAGACCAAAAACAGATTTTATTTGAAAATATTAAATCTTTTGAAACGTATTTGGAAACCAAGATTATTATCGAATAA
- a CDS encoding nucleoside recognition domain-containing protein — translation MVLSRFWLTIFISSIVFIVFSLFTANTYTIDSVLNGKKDDPILISEKYVEELPVFIKDSISKAKDQTMIINRDTLNADTTYVFKNKTVKIYSGLQKSDGLLPTCKTTLVDLILPLIAYLAFFCGLMELLIISGASGKLAKTLSPVFVKVFPSIPKNHPSISYMTLNFAANFLGLDSAATPFGLKAMESLQEINPEKDKASDAQIMFMCLHASGLTLIATSIIGYRAAANATNPADVILPCVITSFIGTIAAFLIVGIKQKINFKSASLLIGLITMIAAIVGLLLYVNHLDLIGKNYFTSNLSGLILLTIVLFTLIFSFMHEKKFKEADTTVFDTFVIGANNGVKTGVTIFPYVLGMLVAISLFRNSGLFEIISDGIGFIFSNLGVSKEITNALPVAMLRPFSSAGSRGFLIDSMNTFGADSLTARLSSIFQCSAESTFYVIAVYFGSVNIKNTRYALGTMLLVDLICVITAIFVATWFF, via the coding sequence ATGGTATTGAGCAGATTTTGGTTAACGATTTTTATTTCTTCGATTGTTTTTATTGTATTCAGTTTATTCACTGCCAATACATATACGATTGATTCTGTTTTGAATGGAAAAAAAGACGATCCAATTTTGATTTCTGAAAAATACGTTGAAGAACTTCCTGTATTCATCAAAGACAGCATTTCAAAAGCCAAAGATCAAACCATGATTATCAATCGTGATACGCTAAATGCCGACACGACTTACGTTTTCAAAAACAAAACGGTAAAAATTTACAGCGGTCTTCAAAAATCTGATGGTTTGTTGCCAACTTGTAAAACTACTTTGGTTGATTTGATTTTACCGCTTATCGCCTATTTAGCTTTTTTCTGCGGATTAATGGAACTTTTAATCATTTCTGGAGCTTCGGGAAAACTAGCCAAAACTTTAAGTCCGGTTTTTGTAAAAGTATTTCCAAGTATTCCTAAAAATCATCCTTCGATTTCTTATATGACCTTAAACTTTGCTGCCAATTTCCTAGGATTAGATTCGGCTGCAACGCCATTTGGATTAAAAGCAATGGAAAGTTTACAGGAAATAAATCCCGAAAAAGACAAAGCCAGTGATGCGCAAATTATGTTTATGTGTCTTCACGCGTCAGGCTTAACTTTGATTGCAACTTCAATTATTGGCTATCGCGCTGCCGCAAATGCTACAAATCCAGCCGATGTAATACTTCCATGTGTTATTACTTCGTTTATTGGTACAATTGCCGCTTTCTTAATTGTTGGAATAAAACAAAAAATCAATTTTAAAAGTGCTTCGCTTTTAATTGGTTTAATTACTATGATTGCTGCGATTGTTGGTTTGTTATTGTATGTGAATCATTTGGACTTGATTGGGAAAAATTACTTTACTTCTAATCTTTCAGGTTTAATTTTGCTTACGATTGTTCTTTTTACTTTGATTTTCTCTTTCATGCACGAGAAAAAATTCAAAGAAGCCGACACTACCGTTTTCGACACTTTTGTTATTGGAGCAAATAACGGAGTTAAAACAGGAGTAACGATTTTTCCTTATGTTTTAGGAATGTTGGTTGCAATTTCACTATTCAGAAACAGCGGTTTATTTGAAATTATCAGCGACGGAATCGGATTTATATTCTCAAATTTAGGCGTAAGCAAAGAAATCACGAATGCGTTACCAGTTGCAATGTTGCGTCCGTTTAGTTCTGCAGGATCAAGAGGTTTCTTAATTGATTCGATGAATACTTTTGGTGCCGATTCTTTAACGGCGAGATTAAGCAGTATTTTCCAATGTAGTGCCGAAAGTACGTTTTATGTAATTGCGGTTTATTTTGGATCTGTAAATATCAAAAATACGCGTTATGCTTTGGGTACTATGCTTTTGGTTGATTTGATCTGTGTGATTACGGCGATTTTTGTGGCGACTTGGTTTTTTTAA
- the tnpA gene encoding IS200/IS605 family transposase, translating into MSNNFHQVYIQAIFAVKYREAQITSECKSKILSVIGNLINETGCKTIIINGIEDHVHCLLALKPTVSISDLMKVVKGKSSKFINDHQLTKSKFEWQEGYGVFSYSKSHIDAVFKYIANQEEHHKKQNFKDEYSYFLNKYNVKYDEKCVFENLI; encoded by the coding sequence ATGTCAAACAATTTTCATCAAGTTTATATCCAAGCCATTTTTGCGGTTAAATACAGAGAAGCCCAAATTACTTCTGAATGTAAATCTAAAATACTTAGTGTTATTGGAAATTTAATAAATGAAACAGGTTGCAAAACAATTATTATAAATGGCATTGAAGATCATGTTCATTGTCTTCTAGCATTAAAACCAACCGTTTCTATTTCAGATTTGATGAAGGTTGTAAAAGGAAAATCATCAAAATTCATCAATGATCATCAATTGACAAAAAGCAAATTTGAATGGCAAGAAGGTTATGGCGTTTTTTCATATAGTAAATCTCATATTGATGCCGTTTTTAAATATATCGCCAATCAAGAAGAACATCACAAAAAACAAAACTTCAAAGACGAATACTCCTATTTTCTGAATAAATACAATGTCAAATATGATGAAAAATGCGTTTTTGAAAATTTGATATAA
- a CDS encoding fumarate hydratase — translation MIDFIYQDPYPILKDETEYRKITSDFVKVEKFGDREILTVDPKGLELLAEEALTDVSFMLRTTHLQKLRNILDDPEATDNDRFVAYNLLQNASVAAEGQLPSCQDTGTAIVMAKKGENIFTGVDDAEWLSKGIFNTYQKRNLRYSQIVPISMFEEKNSGSNLPAQIDIYAKKGASYEFLFMAKGGGSANKTYLYQQTKSLLNDKSLDAFIRAKIKDLGTSACPPYHLALVIGGTSAEANLSAVKKASAGYYDHLPTSGNMAGQAFRDLEWEERVQKICQESEIGAQFGGKYFTHDVRVIRLPRHAASCPVGLGVSCSADRNIKGKITKDGIFVEQLEVNPKQFLPETAPHLEAPVEVNLDQPMADILAKLSQYPIKTRLKLNGTVIVARDIAHAKIKELLDAGKPMPEYFKNHPVYYAGPAKTPEGMASGSFGPTTAGRMDVYVDEFQKNGGSMVMLAKGNRTKQVTDACNKYGGFYLGSIGGPAAILAQDNILKVEVVDFEELGMEAVRKITVKDFPAFIITDDKGNDFFENL, via the coding sequence ATGATTGATTTTATATACCAAGATCCTTATCCAATTTTGAAGGATGAGACAGAATACCGCAAAATCACTTCTGATTTTGTAAAAGTTGAAAAATTTGGAGACCGCGAAATTTTGACTGTAGATCCAAAAGGTTTAGAATTATTAGCCGAAGAAGCTCTTACAGATGTTTCGTTTATGTTGAGAACGACACATTTACAAAAACTAAGAAACATTCTTGACGATCCAGAAGCAACTGATAACGATCGTTTTGTAGCTTATAATTTATTGCAAAATGCATCAGTTGCAGCCGAAGGTCAGTTGCCAAGTTGCCAGGATACTGGAACTGCAATTGTAATGGCAAAAAAAGGCGAAAACATTTTTACAGGTGTTGATGATGCAGAATGGTTGAGCAAAGGAATCTTTAATACGTACCAAAAACGCAACTTACGTTATTCACAAATCGTTCCGATTTCAATGTTTGAAGAGAAGAATTCAGGTTCAAACCTTCCAGCGCAAATTGATATTTATGCTAAAAAAGGAGCTTCATACGAGTTCTTGTTTATGGCAAAAGGTGGAGGATCTGCGAATAAAACTTATTTATATCAGCAAACAAAATCATTATTGAATGACAAATCTTTGGATGCATTTATTCGTGCAAAAATCAAAGATTTAGGAACTTCGGCTTGTCCTCCTTATCACTTGGCTTTAGTAATTGGTGGAACTTCTGCGGAAGCGAACTTAAGCGCTGTCAAAAAAGCGTCTGCTGGATATTATGATCATTTGCCAACTTCAGGAAATATGGCTGGCCAGGCATTTCGTGATTTAGAGTGGGAAGAACGCGTTCAGAAAATCTGCCAAGAAAGTGAAATTGGAGCTCAATTTGGAGGAAAATATTTCACACACGATGTGCGTGTAATTCGTTTGCCTCGTCACGCAGCTTCTTGTCCAGTTGGATTAGGCGTTTCTTGTTCGGCAGATAGAAACATCAAAGGAAAAATTACAAAAGACGGAATCTTTGTTGAGCAATTGGAAGTAAATCCGAAACAATTTTTACCAGAAACTGCGCCACATTTAGAAGCACCGGTTGAAGTTAATTTAGATCAGCCGATGGCAGATATTTTGGCTAAATTGTCTCAATATCCAATTAAAACACGTTTAAAATTAAACGGAACTGTTATTGTTGCTAGAGATATTGCTCACGCAAAAATCAAAGAATTATTAGATGCCGGAAAACCAATGCCGGAATATTTCAAAAATCACCCAGTTTATTACGCTGGTCCAGCAAAAACTCCGGAAGGAATGGCCTCAGGAAGTTTTGGACCAACAACTGCTGGACGTATGGACGTTTATGTTGATGAGTTCCAGAAAAACGGCGGAAGTATGGTAATGTTGGCAAAAGGAAACCGTACAAAACAAGTTACAGATGCCTGCAACAAATACGGCGGATTTTATTTAGGTTCTATTGGAGGTCCTGCAGCTATTTTGGCACAAGATAACATCTTGAAAGTTGAAGTAGTTGATTTTGAAGAATTAGGAATGGAAGCTGTTCGTAAAATTACAGTAAAAGATTTCCCTGCTTTTATCATTACAGATGACAAAGGGAATGATTTCTTTGAGAATTTATAA
- a CDS encoding PAS domain-containing protein: MKNSDLEDASYRYSVPILAWDFHYEYVNELKAIASDLKKMHQISAQYSWNEKGLKIEERIKNEVIVVTDLNLKIVFASSKIKRMTGYTEAEVLGNTPKMFQGPETCPTALKEIREAIQLKTSFEKTIENYKKNGKVYSCHINGFPVYNFKGEVSHFIAFEKNALSA, encoded by the coding sequence ATGAAAAATTCCGACCTTGAAGATGCTTCTTATCGTTATTCGGTTCCTATTTTGGCATGGGATTTTCACTACGAATATGTAAACGAATTGAAAGCCATTGCTTCTGATTTGAAAAAAATGCATCAGATTTCGGCCCAATATTCCTGGAATGAAAAAGGGTTGAAAATAGAAGAACGCATTAAAAATGAAGTGATTGTAGTAACTGATTTAAATTTAAAAATCGTTTTTGCTTCAAGCAAAATTAAAAGAATGACAGGTTATACTGAAGCCGAAGTTTTAGGAAATACTCCAAAGATGTTTCAAGGCCCAGAAACTTGCCCAACAGCATTGAAAGAAATAAGAGAAGCAATTCAGTTAAAGACTTCTTTTGAAAAGACTATCGAAAACTATAAAAAAAACGGAAAAGTGTACAGTTGCCATATCAATGGTTTTCCCGTTTATAATTTTAAAGGTGAAGTATCGCATTTTATTGCCTTTGAGAAAAATGCTTTGAGTGCTTAG
- the dinB gene encoding DNA polymerase IV yields the protein MSETPTYRKIIHIDMDAFYASVEQMDNPALRGKPVAVGGSENRGVVSAASYEARKFGVRSAISGVLAKKYCPEIIFVRPRFDRYREISSKIHKIFHEYTDLVEPLSLDEAYLDVTQNKKGNPSASLLAQEIRLRILNEVGLTASAGISVNKFVAKIASDVNKPNGQKTVNPDEILAFLEELPIRKFYGVGKVTTEKMYQLGIFTGADLKSKTEEFLEKHFGKSGAFYYKVVRGIHNSEVKPHRITKSVAAEHTFDINLSSEIFMLEQLEKIAGSLEKRLKKHKISGKTVTLKIKYSDFTQQTRSKTLPYFISDKSLILEVVEELLYQERMKDSVRLLGISLSNLNTEEKKAVVVQLKFSF from the coding sequence ATGTCTGAAACCCCTACATATCGAAAAATTATCCATATTGACATGGATGCTTTTTATGCTTCTGTAGAGCAGATGGATAATCCAGCTTTACGCGGAAAACCTGTTGCAGTTGGAGGTTCAGAAAATAGAGGAGTAGTTTCGGCGGCAAGTTATGAGGCAAGAAAATTTGGTGTTCGAAGTGCCATAAGCGGTGTTTTGGCCAAAAAATATTGTCCAGAAATTATTTTCGTGCGCCCAAGATTTGACCGCTACAGAGAAATATCTTCTAAAATTCATAAAATTTTTCATGAATATACTGATTTGGTTGAGCCACTTTCGCTTGACGAAGCCTATTTGGATGTAACTCAAAATAAAAAAGGAAATCCGAGTGCCAGTTTATTAGCACAAGAAATCCGACTCCGAATTTTAAATGAAGTCGGACTTACAGCATCTGCAGGAATTTCAGTCAATAAATTTGTAGCTAAAATTGCCAGCGATGTAAATAAGCCGAATGGCCAGAAAACGGTAAATCCAGATGAGATTTTAGCTTTTTTAGAAGAATTGCCAATTCGGAAGTTTTACGGAGTTGGAAAAGTAACGACTGAAAAAATGTATCAACTCGGAATTTTCACGGGAGCCGATTTAAAAAGCAAAACGGAAGAATTCTTAGAAAAACATTTCGGAAAATCGGGTGCTTTTTATTATAAAGTGGTTCGGGGCATTCATAACAGCGAAGTAAAACCGCATCGCATCACAAAATCGGTCGCGGCCGAACATACTTTTGATATCAACTTATCCTCTGAAATATTCATGCTCGAACAGCTTGAAAAAATTGCCGGATCACTTGAAAAGCGTTTGAAAAAGCATAAGATTTCAGGCAAAACAGTGACGCTGAAAATTAAATACAGTGATTTTACACAACAGACGCGGAGCAAAACACTTCCGTATTTTATTTCTGATAAAAGTTTGATTTTAGAAGTTGTCGAAGAATTGCTTTATCAGGAACGCATGAAAGATTCTGTTAGATTACTCGGAATTTCGTTAAGTAACTTAAACACAGAAGAAAAGAAGGCTGTTGTTGTCCAGTTAAAATTTTCTTTTTGA